The segment CATCTCTCGAGGGTTAGGATGATCCCtgcctcctgctctccccctccccctgggcCTTTGCGGGCTGGCCTACCTCCCAGGGCTGTGAGGAGGGGGCTGGCTGCTTGTATCCCCAGGTGCCCCTCAGTCATCCCCGGAGGCTGCGTGGCACGTGGGGGGAGAGCAAACGCCCTCTGAGCACGCAGAAAAGGCagtgggggatgggggggggacagCTCGGGTTTCCTGCCCCTCCCGGCCCGCCGAGCTTCCCTGCGCCAACTGGGAATGGTTCTCCGCTCTGGGGGGGatggcaagcggggggggggggcaggacgaGCAATGGCGCTTCTGCGGGCGCTGGGCAGCCTTTCACccggacaccccccccccgcggCTCCACCCAGCCCCCCGCCCCGTGCTTTGCCCTCCTCGGCCAGGCCGCGGAGCGCCCCCTTGCCCGACCGAGGGGCGCCTGTCGCGGCGGGAGCTCTGCTGCCCCTCGGGCGGGGCTCCTCCCCAGGGACGGCCGGGCGGCTGACTGCGGAGCGGGGGCTGCGGCGAGATCGGCTGCAGAGGCGCCGCCACTCACCGTCGCAGAACTGCAGCAGCAAGGAGGTGTCGTAGAGGAGTCCCTCGGCCATGCCGCCCCCGCCCCGTCCAGCCGGGTGGCTGTCCCGGCGCCCGCCCGTCCGCCGCGGtcccctgcccgcccgcccgcctcccGTTGCTATGGCAACCCACCTCTCTCCTGCATTCTGCTGGCCGGGGATGCCGGAGCTCTGGGCGAGACCCCCCGGCTGGGCTCCCCTCGCGGCGCGTCCCCGTCCAGCCAGCCGACCCCCCCCCCGCCGGCCCAGGGCAGCCCTACCTTCGGCGCCTTCCGAGCCCCACCCACCGGCCGCGCAGCTCCTCCTGCTGCCTTTGCCCATCCTCAGCCCCCCGAGCCGCTCCCCCCCGCCCCAATCTGCAGCGCCCTCGCCCCGCcaagcccccccccgcccgcgcGAGACTGACTTGCCCCGTCGGCCCGGCCAGGTTCCGGCTGCGGTCCCTCTCGCTGGCTGCcagccttcctcctctcctccatcGGAGCGCGTTCCcgctctctccccttcctcctttccagcCTTTGCTGCCCAGGCTCCTCTCAACCCCaactgtctccctccctcccctcccctccctccattctcACTCTTCCAATTCTCTCCGTGCCCCCCAACCTGGAGTCTCCCCACTGCTGCCTAAACCTCATCCGGCAAAATTCTGGAGCCAACCCAGGGGTGCTCAAGCCTTTCCGAGCATGTGCAGAGTGCCCACCCTTGAGGACTGTTTTGCCAGGCAAgaggggtgtgtgtttgtgtatgtgtcctCGGGCACTCTATGGAGTGGCTGCACAAAACGCCTCTAGCCCTGAACCCCAAGGGCTCCTCCGCCCGGGTTGGAAGCCGCGCTTAGAGCAGCAGCGGCCGAGCGGCCGAGCAGCGCTGCCCTCACAATGGCTGCAGatggcgctgctgctgctgctgcgcctaAATATCTGAGCCGAATCCCGTCGGGGGATTTATAGGGATGACATCAACGCAGGCAGGGCAAGGAACCGGCCGGGCAGCGGAGCCCTTGTCCAAGGGAGCGGCGAGGAGGCGCCTCTGTTTTGATTCCTCTGGCGACAGTGAGGCGTGGTTGGCCGGAGAgcgctgaagggctcccctcgcGGGTCTCTCCGGCTGCCCCCGAAACAGGCGGGAGGGGGGGCGCACGGGTATTCCAGGGCCATCCGAGATGGAGGAGTCCGGCGCCCCTTCCAGGCCGTTGCTCTTCCCTTGAGCCATGGAGGTTCAgcggccccctcccctccccgccccCACTGCAGCAACCCAGATTCTCCCGGCTTCCAAAGCAGGCGGCTTAAAGCCCAGCTGAGCCCGGATTGGCTCCTCTGTTCCGGGAGCTGCTTCTGCCGGCTCTCCAGGGGCCTGGTGGGGCTGCTTTGATCCTCCAGGCTGACAGTCGGAGCCCGCCTGCCTTTGTGATCCCGCCTGCCCGTGGAATGGAGCGCGCGGGCCCCTCCGCCCCCCTCCCGGGGCAGAGGctgccctccccctccctggAAAGACTGCTGGGGGGGTGGCCCTGTGCGGAAAGCTCTCCCGTTGGCCCTGCAGGCTCCCTTGGAGGCAGGAAACAGAACAacgtggggggggggatggagaggCCACGTGGGTTTTTATTGCCTTCGATACTAAAGGAGTTCAGGTGAAAATAGCTCTTCTGGGGCGGGGTGGGGCGGTCTTCGGCTTCTACAACCCCCCACCGGTTGAGGGTCTCTGTGGTGTcaggtcaggaggaggaggaggagggggctccTTTTCACTCGCCTCCAAGGAGAGCGGGGGCTCGGCTATCCCTACGGCCACGGGGCCTGCCGAGGGGTCTTGCGTGAGGACCCTCAACGTGGTGATCGGCACCTTCAGGGTCACACACTTGAGCACCCTGCGCACAATCGTCCCTTGGCTGGTGAGGTTCTCGGGGAACTGGGTCCAGGCGGCTTCGCCGTATTGCCAGTGGTAGATGGCGTCGTGGGTCCTGGAGGTGCAGACGCCGCCAATCACGTAAATCCTCCCTTGGAAGGAGGTGGCGCCGGCAAAGGCCAGGGGGAGGGGCAGGGGAGGGATGGCCACCTCTCTGCTGATGACGCCGTCTTCCTGCATAAAGAAACATTTCGGGGTGCAAGGAAGAAGTTGGCTGAACCTCCGGTTGGGGTAGGGTTGGTTGACCTTCCTGGAAAAGAAGCCCCCGATGACGCAGATCCCAGTCTCCATGGTGACCGCAGCAGCCCCGTGGAGGCTGAACTCGAGCGGCACCTGCGCCCAGGTATCCAGGTGGGTGTCGTAGATGAGGAGGCCCTTGTAGACCACTTCGTCGGAGTCAGCGTCGCCCCCGATGAGGTAGAGCTTGCTCTTGTACGGCGCAGAGGCGGAGAAGCGCAGGATGATGGGCAGGCTGGCGATGGAGGCCCACAGCTGCTGGGCCACGTCGAAGCTCTCGGCCGAGGCCAGGGGGCCGGCGTCGTTCCAGCCGCTGAGGGCGAAGAGCTTCTGCTTGCAGGTCAGGAACATGTGGACCGAGCGGGGCGTGGCCATGTCGGGGAGCTGGGTCCAGCGGTCGGCCAGGGAGTTGTACTCGTGCAGCGCAGAGGAGTAGGAGCCGTCGGCATGTTTGCCCCCGGAGATGTAGAGGCGCTGGTCCAGCACGGAGCAGCCCGGGAGGGCCACCAGTTCCAAGGGCGGCAGCTTCGTCCGGGATCCGCTGGTGGGGTTCAGGCACTCCATGTAGCAGTCCATGTCTTCACTGACCGTGAGGATGTCCCTCAGGCGGGGCACCTTGATGCAGACGATCCTCTCCTTGTACATGCCCCGGCGGAGCCTCCCGCCCAGCTGCAGCCTGCCTGCCCCGTCCAGCTCCTGCCACTGGACCTCCACCGGCTGGCCCAGCCGCTCGCTCTCCGCCTGCACCTGGGCGACCTCCTCCGGGGACAGGAGCGGGAAGCGGA is part of the Erythrolamprus reginae isolate rEryReg1 chromosome 11, rEryReg1.hap1, whole genome shotgun sequence genome and harbors:
- the LOC139173870 gene encoding kelch-like protein 18, with product MDPPEEGSGANDEEATVSLKACFSQGLKHLHQRPELCDATLIAGGKRFPCNRALLASISPYFQAVFTSGFKESREGEVLLEDMDPCVLQNLLGYLYSGELAFTPGSAEELFIAASRLQLSPALTLISRFLMEQISPENCLRLYTLGHGHNHAALFHGALRYLGLHFGLLLEHPDFLRLDLSALTCILASDHLAVASEVEVFWAAQRWMRAELDRRLPGLKALLGCVRFPLLSPEEVAQVQAESERLGQPVEVQWQELDGAGRLQLGGRLRRGMYKERIVCIKVPRLRDILTVSEDMDCYMECLNPTSGSRTKLPPLELVALPGCSVLDQRLYISGGKHADGSYSSALHEYNSLADRWTQLPDMATPRSVHMFLTCKQKLFALSGWNDAGPLASAESFDVAQQLWASIASLPIILRFSASAPYKSKLYLIGGDADSDEVVYKGLLIYDTHLDTWAQVPLEFSLHGAAAVTMETGICVIGGFFSRKVNQPYPNRRFSQLLPCTPKCFFMQEDGVISREVAIPPLPLPLAFAGATSFQGRIYVIGGVCTSRTHDAIYHWQYGEAAWTQFPENLTSQGTIVRRVLKCVTLKVPITTLRVLTQDPSAGPVAVGIAEPPLSLEASEKEPPPPPPPDLTPQRPSTGGGL